One genomic region from Gossypium hirsutum isolate 1008001.06 chromosome D13, Gossypium_hirsutum_v2.1, whole genome shotgun sequence encodes:
- the LOC107888350 gene encoding ADP-ribosylation factor 2-B isoform X2, with amino-acid sequence MGLSFAKLFSRLFAKKEMRILMVGLDAAGKTTILYKLKLGEIVTTIPTIGFNVETVEYKNISFTVWDVGGQDKIRPLWRHYFQNTQGLIFVVDSNDRDRVVEARDELHRMLNEDELRDAVLLVFANKQDLPNAMNAAEITDKLGLHSLRQRHWYIQSTCATSGEGLYEGLDWLSNNIANKG; translated from the exons ATGGGGCTGTCTTTTGCTAAGCTGTTTAGTCGACTGTTTGCCAAGAAAGAGATGCGAATTCTTATGGTGGGTCTTGATGCTGCTGGTAAGACTACCATTTTGTACAAGCTCAAGCTCGGTGAGATTGTCACTACCATTCCCACCATTG GCTTTAATGTGGAGACCGTAGAATATAAGAACATTAGCTTCACTGTTTGGGATGTTGGTGGTCAGGACAAG ATTCGACCTTTGTGGAGGCACTATTTCCAAAACACTCAGGGGCTAATCTTTGTTGTTGATAGCAATGACCGTGACCGTGTGGTTGAGGCCAGGGATGAGCTTCATCGTATGCTAAATGAG GACGAGCTGAGGGATGCTGTGCTTCTTGTGTTTGCAAACAAGCAAGATCTGCCGAATGCTATGAATGCTGCTGAGATTACTGATAAGCTTGGCCTTCACTCCCTTCGTCAGCGCCACTG GTATATCCAGAGTACTTGTGCCACCTCTGGCGAAGGGCTGTATGAGGGACTGGACTGGCTTTCCAACAACATTGCTAACAAG GGTTGA
- the LOC107888350 gene encoding ADP-ribosylation factor 2-B isoform X1: MGLSFAKLFSRLFAKKEMRILMVGLDAAGKTTILYKLKLGEIVTTIPTIGFNVETVEYKNISFTVWDVGGQDKIRPLWRHYFQNTQGLIFVVDSNDRDRVVEARDELHRMLNEDELRDAVLLVFANKQDLPNAMNAAEITDKLGLHSLRQRHWYIQSTCATSGEGLYEGLDWLSNNIANKVG; the protein is encoded by the exons ATGGGGCTGTCTTTTGCTAAGCTGTTTAGTCGACTGTTTGCCAAGAAAGAGATGCGAATTCTTATGGTGGGTCTTGATGCTGCTGGTAAGACTACCATTTTGTACAAGCTCAAGCTCGGTGAGATTGTCACTACCATTCCCACCATTG GCTTTAATGTGGAGACCGTAGAATATAAGAACATTAGCTTCACTGTTTGGGATGTTGGTGGTCAGGACAAG ATTCGACCTTTGTGGAGGCACTATTTCCAAAACACTCAGGGGCTAATCTTTGTTGTTGATAGCAATGACCGTGACCGTGTGGTTGAGGCCAGGGATGAGCTTCATCGTATGCTAAATGAG GACGAGCTGAGGGATGCTGTGCTTCTTGTGTTTGCAAACAAGCAAGATCTGCCGAATGCTATGAATGCTGCTGAGATTACTGATAAGCTTGGCCTTCACTCCCTTCGTCAGCGCCACTG GTATATCCAGAGTACTTGTGCCACCTCTGGCGAAGGGCTGTATGAGGGACTGGACTGGCTTTCCAACAACATTGCTAACAAGGTAGGATGA